Genomic DNA from Triticum dicoccoides isolate Atlit2015 ecotype Zavitan chromosome 4B, WEW_v2.0, whole genome shotgun sequence:
acggcccactatgccgggctcgccatcggcccggtctgtgacgccggcgtcgccagctgcttcatctgctctgccggtttcgccggtgggccgaccttcttcgccgaccgagcccgaggctactgtgtctggctcctcgtcaccggctgactcgtcaacgtcgccgtcctccagcccgttgcaggctgctccgtcgacctcggtggttcctgtgtcccgaccacatacacgcagtcgcagtggcattttcaaacctaaggaacgtaaggatggtacggttgcttggttggctgcttgtttggctgctgctgttgcggatccatcttctgagcctcgctcatatcaggctgccctgcgcattccacattggcgagaggctatggagcaggagtttcatgctctccttcgtaacaagacatggactctcgttcctccaccaccacgggtaaatattattgactcaaaatgggtattcaaagtgaagaagcattcggatggatctattgagcgttacaaagcgcgacttgttgctcgcggttttcggcagcgccatggtcttgactatgaggacaccttcagtcctgtcatcaagcctaccactattcggcttcttctctccattgctgtttctcgtggttggtcacttcgtcaacttgatgtgcagaatgcttttctacatggttttttggaggaagaggtttatatgaaacagccgcctggtttctctgatcctgatcgtcctgactatatctgtcgtctctccaaagcactatatggtttgaagcaagctcctcgtgcctagcatgcccgccttgcctctgcccttcgtgctcatgggtttgtgccgtccactgctgacacttcattatttcttctacagaagccagaagtcactatgtatcttttggtatatgtcgatgatattatccttgtcagctcttctcagtatgctgctgatgctcttgtttgctctcttggtgctgattttgcggttaaagatcttgggaagcttcactactttcttggagttgaggtcacttctcgtgctactggtcttgtccttacgcagaagaagtactccttggagttgttacaaagagcgggcatgctgaagtgcaaaccgaccaccacacccatgtcgtctactgacaagataacagctgttgatggtgagcttttgtctcctgcggatgccacagagtacaggagcattgttggtggacttcagtacttgacgatcacgagaccagatatctcttatgctgttaacagggtttgtcagtatcttcaggctcccagagatactcattgggctgctgttaaacgcattcttcgttatgttcagttcaccctgacatttggtatgcatattcggccgacttcctctcgggtcctttcggccttctctgatgcagattgggctggtagcccagatgacaggcgatccacggggggttatgcagtattctttggccctaatttgatcgcctggagtgctcggaaacaggctactgtgtcacgtagcagtactgaagctgagtacaaggatgtggctaatgctactgcagagattatttgggtgcagtctttgcttcaggagttgggtttgtctcaaccacagcctcctattctttggtgtgataacatcggtgctacatacctttctgcaaatccagtatttcatgcccgaacgaaacacattgaagttgactatcactttgtacgggaacgtgtatcacagaagcaactccagatcaagtttatctcatctaaggatcaacttgcagacatcttcactaagcctttaccactgccacagtttgaggctggtAGGCGCAATCTtatccttctcagttctttagaaagtggctaagattgagggagggtgttagactatgtatagcttctgtacctatgtatgtattgtaacagaaccattatatataatgagataagccacccctagaggattGTGCTGGTTCccgaaacttattgtcttacatcttCAACGAATTCTAACAAAAGAATCGATcactacctcttcttcctcctgtTCACCGCCGGCCGCCCATCTCTACGAGCGGATTAGAATTTAGAAGCAAAACAGAGCAATGTAGTACATCCACATACACTCTGCTTCTTCCTCCTGTTCACCGCCGGCCGTCCATCTCTACGTGCGGATTAGGATGTCCTCGAGGGAGATGTCGAGGGAGAGCTGGTGGTGGAGTGACCCGGCGGGGCtgggcgacggcgtgggcgtggtCTCGGCGCGGCACATCGGGCAGCTGGTGTTGCCGGCGCGGAGCCAGGTGTCGATGCAGTCCGCGTGGAAGTAGTGCAGGCACTCCGGCAGCACCGTCACCGCCTCGCCGTCCGCGAAGTCCGCAAGGCACACCGGGCACGTCGGCTCGCTCCACTCCTCGTCCTTCCGGTACCGGCACACCACCGGCTTCGCCACCAGCTGCACCCGCGACGACGAGCTCAGGTCGCCCACGCTCTCTTCCGGCTGCTGTTCTTGCTGCCGCGCCGTGGCACCTCGCCGGCGGCTGCGCCCGCGGACCCTCTCGCCGTTGCAGCAGCTGACGAGGATGCAGTGGTGCAGAAGGAGCACCAAGGCCACGGACATCACCACCAGGAGGCCGATGAAAACCGGCGACCTGTACATGGACGAGCTCATGTTGAACCACTTCATGTGATGTGTGTACCTACGTACTACCTAGGCTAGGAAGCTCCGATCGAGGTGGAATGAGCCATGGATGGAACATTAATCGGTCGATAGATGCAAGCTACCGGACAACCCGAGAGCGACGATGGTTACGAAGCTGCATCGTCGATAGTCGATGCGCGTCGCTGATGCCACTGATGGCGACCTGCATCTGTTCCCTTGTGCTTGGAAGCTAGTAGAAACAACACAAACTAAGCCTGCTACtgtttattttctttgtttttttgttgctaaaCATGGCGAGATCAATCAGACTGGGTCAAGTGCTCAAGATCAGTCCAAGCGGAAGATGAATAGTTAACATATTATTCGGTTGAATCTGGCTTAGCGAATCAGCAATCAATCGCTAAGCTTATTATATAGCCGGCATCGTGAGTGACACACAGCCGGTCTAGCTAGCCTAGTGTGTGGTAGCAAGTGACTAGTAGGAAGAATCCGGGCAGAAGACGATCTTGAGCTCGCCGGGCTGGATGCAGCGCTGCGGCGTGGCCTCCACGTCCGTCGGCGTCGTCCGAGTGTCCGGGCACCTCTCCTTGAAGAAGTGCCCCTGGCCCTGGGCGCTGCACCCGCCGGCGGGGCCCCTGGCGTCGCGGGGACAGTCCACGTCCAGGTCCACCGCGCAGCCGAGGGACGGGCACTGCCGGCCCTGCTCGAACCCGTGCGGCGTCACCATCACGGGCAGGTTGAACCCGTCCACCAGGCTCACGCTGTACTCCGCCAGCCCGCCGGACCCGTGCACGCTCACCTGCGCCACTGTCACCGGCGCCGGCGGCACGCCCGTGTCGCACCTGGTCAccgccgccggcgaggaggaggagggggagggggagtcgTAGTCATCGCTGCTGCTGCAGCCGGTGCGCGCCACGACGCGACCGGACCACGTGCCGGAGGGGAACGACAGGGTGACGAGCCCCTCGCCGCCCCCGTCGAGGCGGCTGGCGGCGTCGTTCGGGTCGGGGATGGCGGGGAAGCCGATGTTCGGAGTGATGAGCGGCCACACGGGGTACGCGCACAGGTTGTGGAGGGTGAGGTTCGTCGCCGCGTCCTGGGAGGTCGCCGCCATGGGAGTGAGCACGGCGAGCACCAAGATGAGAAATGCCTTGGATGTGGGCATGGCGCAGTGGTGAAGGGATCACAACCCAAGTACTGATGTTGATCATAGCCTCATGGAGTATATAAGAGAGGTAAAATTGTGGTAGTTAGGTGGAAACaaaggcatgcatgcatgcatggttgcgTGTAAGGAAGCATGCATCCATCGGCAGAGATGGCGCCTCCAACTAACTTAATTTCTCATGCTTTGGATGGACAGTGGAAATCAAACTAATTGCTTATGCTCTTGATCAACCACAAATCTGTCACATATGTATTTACATTTGAACGCCAACTGTACATCCAGTTTTTGTCAAAAAAGACAGTTCTAACTTCTTTTTATATTGAAtgaatatagacatattttaatgtATTTGTTTACTCATTCCGGTGTTCATATTaaaaacatcttataatagtggacggagggagtagcatgaaCCTGAAATGTATTTGGAAGAGAGAGATATGTTCGCATAACCCCAATGACAAGAAATCATCAACGAAACGGAAGAAAttgtaaaaaaaatggcagcaatacaAGAAGCAAAGGTGAGCACATATGCACGTGGGCTAACACCTACGGGAGAAATAGAATATGAAACAATGACATGTTGGAAAGACCTCTCTGTACAAAATACAGGTATGGAGACGTCAAATGATGTGGACTAACACCAATGAAAACATTAAAAAATGTTAGAGGTAAATACATCACTCGTGCTTGAACTTGCCACGAATATGCACTTTAGTGCTTGAACTTGTAAAATACATTGAACTGATTCCGTAACTTGGCATGGACGTGCATATACAGTTCAAATCTTGTTTTTATACGTCCATGACGCCGACGAGGCACTCCAGGATGTAAGGGACTAtttgggaacgttgcatggaaaaacaaaaaaattctacgcacacgcaagatctatctatggagatgcatagcaacgagaggggagaggtgtctgcgtacccttgtagaccgtaagcggaagcgtttgttaacgtggttgatgtagtcgaacttcttcgcgctccaaccgaatgtacggcaccttcgcattcagcacacattcagctcggtgacgtcccgccttcttgatccaacaagacaacgaagtagtggatgagttccggcagcacgacggcgtggtgacggtgatggtgaagctatctccgcagggcttcgcctaagtattacgaaaatatgactgagggactaaactgtggaggagggcgccgcacacggctaagcaattgtcGTGGTTATGTGTTGCGCCCCCcttccacatatatatatataggtgggggggggggaggagcaATCAAGGAggtgccccaagtaggccgaatcctacttggggtcattCCCTAGTGGCGCCCTCTCCCCCTACCATATTTGCCGGAGGGGAAAGGAATGggggagaggaaaggaagggggaggcctactcccccctttccttctctccccaagggttgcggcctaggaggggcgcgcgagCCCCGTGTGGGTTGGTGTGTTCCCCCCTTTGGTccatatggcccattaacctcccgggggtgtccggaaccccttctggtgatgtgtattaccgagagggcccagagatacctctccgatactcggagtgacaaatcctaatctcgatctatgccaactcaacaaacactttcggagatacctgtagagcatctttatgatcacccagttacgttgtgacgtttgatagcacataaggtattcctccggtatccgagagttgcataatctcatagtcgaaggaatatgacaTTAagtaagcaatagcaataaactgaacgatcaatatgctaagctaacggatgggtattgtccatcacatcattctcctaatgatgtaatcccgttatcaaatgacaacacatatctatggttaggaaaccttaaccatctttgagctagtctagtagaggctcactagggacacgatatttgtttatgtatccacagatgtatttaagtttccaatcaatacaattctagcatgaataataaacatttatcacgaataaggaaatataaaataacaactttattattgcctctagggcatatttccttcagtctcccacttgcactagagtcagtaatctagattacattgtaatgaatctaacacccatggagtcttggtgccgatcatgtttttctcgcggaagaggcttagtcaacgggtctgctacattcagatccgtatgtattttgcaaacttctatgtctccatccttgaccttttcatgaatggagttgaagcgtctcttgatgtgtttggttctcttgtgaaacctggattccttggccaaggcaattgctccagtgttgtcacaaaagattttcattggacccgatgcactagttattacacccagatcggatatgaactccttcatccagactccttcatgtgctgctttcgaagtagctatgtactccgcttcacatgtagatccggccacgacgctctgcttggaactgcaccaactgatagatccaccattcaatataaaaacgtatccggtttgtgacctaGAGTCATCTGTatcagtgtcgaagctagcatcgacgtaaccatttatgacgagctctttgtcacctgcataaacgagaaacatattatttgtccttttcaggtacttca
This window encodes:
- the LOC119293530 gene encoding osmotin-like protein, whose protein sequence is MPTSKAFLILVLAVLTPMAATSQDAATNLTLHNLCAYPVWPLITPNIGFPAIPDPNDAASRLDGGGEGLVTLSFPSGTWSGRVVARTGCSSSDDYDSPSPSSSSPAAVTRCDTGVPPAPVTVAQVSVHGSGGLAEYSVSLVDGFNLPVMVTPHGFEQGRQCPSLGCAVDLDVDCPRDARGPAGGCSAQGQGHFFKERCPDTRTTPTDVEATPQRCIQPGELKIVFCPDSSY